In one Paraburkholderia azotifigens genomic region, the following are encoded:
- a CDS encoding IS4 family transposase, giving the protein MPASSRLLAEFSEFLFDPALADRVRRSPAAFTRNRTLTLPRMAALMMSGMCASVQAELDALFGALDKRGGQTRAVSAQAFSKARRGLSADLFDLARAHLISLAQPHIESMRWNGLRLVAADGSRLRVSTRRCQELRADHYVFALFLPGPELTLHAALHSADGAERQMLFEALDVLQPCTDLLLLDRGFIGNAMVATLTQREIAFCMRVDTHNWKCVTDFTRSGEAERIVTLQAPCEQDARDYELARTPSTVRLIRDVTPSGRVRVLMTSLLDGQRYPAASFGALYHQRWRIEEAFKRLKHRLRLEAVTGLDYLALQQDLGAKILADNLCTLLSDLDVSHDNVCASRPNRVYARGVLKPILGACLLRVRHCLEGLASLLALIHQNRCRIQPARSYPRPPRKAKPHCHLAYKFA; this is encoded by the coding sequence ATACCAGCTTCCTCGAGGCTTCTGGCTGAGTTCTCCGAATTCCTGTTCGATCCGGCGCTCGCCGATCGCGTGCGTCGTTCTCCTGCCGCCTTTACCCGTAATCGCACACTGACCTTGCCGCGCATGGCTGCGCTGATGATGTCGGGCATGTGCGCAAGCGTGCAGGCCGAACTCGATGCGCTGTTTGGCGCGCTGGATAAGCGCGGCGGCCAGACCCGCGCGGTCAGCGCACAGGCGTTTAGCAAGGCGCGTCGAGGGTTGTCGGCTGATCTGTTCGATCTGGCCCGCGCTCACCTGATTTCTCTGGCTCAACCCCATATCGAATCGATGCGCTGGAACGGCCTGAGGCTGGTCGCCGCTGACGGCAGCCGTCTGCGCGTGAGCACCCGCCGGTGCCAAGAACTACGCGCCGATCACTACGTGTTTGCGCTGTTCCTGCCGGGCCCCGAACTGACGTTGCACGCCGCGCTTCACTCCGCCGACGGCGCCGAGCGCCAGATGTTGTTTGAAGCGCTGGATGTGCTCCAGCCGTGTACCGATCTGCTGCTACTTGATCGTGGCTTTATCGGTAACGCGATGGTGGCCACGCTGACGCAGCGCGAGATTGCGTTCTGCATGCGCGTCGATACACATAACTGGAAGTGCGTCACCGACTTCACCCGCAGCGGCGAAGCCGAGCGCATCGTGACGCTACAAGCGCCTTGCGAGCAGGATGCCCGCGACTATGAACTGGCCCGTACACCGAGCACCGTGCGCCTGATACGGGACGTCACGCCCAGCGGTCGCGTGCGTGTGCTGATGACTTCACTGCTTGATGGTCAGCGTTATCCGGCAGCGTCTTTCGGTGCGCTCTACCATCAGCGCTGGCGGATCGAGGAAGCGTTCAAACGCCTCAAGCACCGACTGCGGCTGGAGGCCGTGACGGGCCTGGATTATCTGGCCTTGCAGCAGGACCTGGGCGCAAAAATTCTCGCGGACAACCTGTGCACACTGCTCAGCGATCTGGATGTCTCACACGACAATGTCTGTGCCAGCCGCCCCAACCGGGTGTACGCGCGGGGTGTGCTCAAGCCCATCCTCGGTGCGTGCCTTCTGCGCGTGCGCCACTGTCTGGAAGGTCTCGCCTCGCTGCTTGCGCTCATCCACCAGAACCGATGTCGCATACAGCCGGCACGTTCATATCCTCGACCGCCCAGAAAAGCCAAGCCCCATTGCCATCTCGCGTACAAGTTCGCCTGA